The following are encoded in a window of Fusarium falciforme chromosome 11, complete sequence genomic DNA:
- a CDS encoding AA-TRNA-LIGASE-II-ALA domain-containing protein: MAVTESISTGRVVGALACQLDSYLKTLDTEVISCVKAPAEASKGSKKKKQEAAPQDEWLIECADSVLFPEGGGQPSDHGTITLLSGSDQTPIPIKNIQRHGLRCVISSPQPLAPGDKIRQEVDWARRWDHMQQHTGQHLLSAIMINDHGLKTLGWGMGAAGTMNYVDIPRKPTEEEMHSIQSRCRELIRDNLPIGVETPDDAKHEKLPGDYDKSEGVIRVIHIGDIDINTCCGTHLSQTSHISLVILGSTQSVHGKNCRLSFMTGDRAVSLANASVGAVGSIAKLMSSSSAPIEVVAKTSTMCDTVTELRRVERKLMLEIAKYESDRVNTVIRSGKNAWVHRSDGGMDFINKIIGETKETVQGTGHVVVFAIGESKGTGPVVIVGDKEAVEDMATKVKEVVKDIKGGGGGGKWQGKVKEWQHSELTALKELVES; this comes from the exons ATGGCAGTCACCGAATCAATCAGCACTGGCCGCGTAGTCGGCGCCTTGGCTTGCCAGTTGGACTCGTATCTTAAGACTCTCGATACCGAGGTCATTTCGTGCGTCAAGGCGCCGGCAGAAGCTAGCAAAggctccaagaagaagaaacaggAGGCTGCACCTCAAGATGAGTGGCTAATTGAATGTGCCGACTCTGTTTTGTTTCCTGAAG GTGGCGGCCAACCTTCAGATCACGGCACTATCACTCTCTTATCTGGTTCTGATCAGACCCCAATCCCCATCAAAAACATTCAAAGACATGGCCTGCGATGCGTCATCTCCTCTCCCCAGCCTCTGGCTCCTGGCGATAAAATTCGTCAAGAGGTAGACTGGGCTCGCCGATGGGACCACATGCAGCAACACACTGGCCAACATCTCCTCTCCGCCATCATGATAAATGACCATGGCCTCAAGACACTTGGTTGGGGCATGGGTGCTGCCGGAACCATGAATTATGTTGACATTCCTCGGAAACCAACTGAGGAAGAGATGCACAGCATTCAGTCCCGGTGCAGAGAGTTGATTCGTGATAACCTACCCATTGGAGTTGAAACTCCTGATGACGCCAAGCACGAGAAACTTCCTGGAGATTACGACAAGTCTGAAGGCGTCATTCGTGTCATCCACATTGGCGATATTGATATCAATAC CTGCTGCGGTACTCATCTCTCTCAAACTTCCCATATCTCTCTCGTCATACTCGGCTCTACCCAGTCAGTGCATGGAAAGAACTGTCGTCTCTCGTTCATGACTGGAGATAGGGCCGTATCACTCGCCAACGCATCTGTTGGTGCTGTCGGCTCCATCGCAAAGCTCATGTCATCTAGCAGTGCACCGATTGAAGTTGTTGCTAAGACTTCAACAATGTGCGATACTGTGACAGAGTTACGAAGGGTCGAGAGAAAGCTCATGCTTGAGATTGCCAAATACGAGAGTGATCGAGTCAACACGGTGATCCGCAGTGGAAAGAACGCATGGGTCCATCGCTCCGATGGTGGAATGGATTTCATCAACAAGATTATAGGCGAGACGAAAGAAACAGTACAGGGAACTGGCCATGTTGTTGTCTTTGCCATAGGCGAGTCCAAGGGTACTGGCCCAGTGGTCATTGTGGGCGATAAGGAAGCAGTAGAGGACATGGCAACTAAAGTCAAGGAAGTCGTCAAAGACATCAAGGGCGGAGGTGGCGGCGGTAAATGGCAAGGAAAGGTCAAGGAATGGCAGCACTCTGAGTTGACGGCGCTGAAAGAACTGGTAGAATCATAG
- a CDS encoding Beta-glucosidase, which produces MTVRELVTPLSVPSGQSKTAARPMPSRVSLDDKKTHLDQLIAQLTVEELASQLLVISGNWIVGEKSDYAPYDQILRLAPDAGIGAMCDWYPTHHAHFNSLQALNLEKSRVKIPLMATGESLHAVFSNRQSVFPQSLSLSSSFDTDLVYRVGRALGTEARSIGIQVCFAPVLDVAKEPRYGRSQETYGEDFVLVSHMGVACSSGLSKNGALSDSEAALPVVKLEEWGFDGFVISDWWGLRETVTGHLVADSPADAIRQWLNIGGGSLLYDFAPDVISVAELVKNGHVELATLQKRVRKILEAKYDLGLFHNPYLPEGVDPNAITLSHIPLALEAARRSIVLLENRNRTLPIRPSEQRINKIALVGPFVDLFNYGSYTGVWGANPTNNATTIRQGILEQLARAGDSNVDVASAWGANNWQYNAQCPIPGYLLSVNDSAGGLQATYYHDTKFQDMAFQVIEMPNRDWGLYPPIGLASNSFGVVWEGELEVPVSSEVDGWIGLGVTPKTTARLYIDSKLVSQSDDSNPGTILREIMPYTYTAEKGTGPPPGGSEFLFTPGSKHKVRIECEVYPNWPRSSAAGVHSRVQLFWNLVDRKNAIGQAASAASDADLIVLAVGAAWNSDGENGDRATLGLSTDQTKLAQTIFELGKPVVLVLEGGRPFAIPEFYAQSAAVLSTGLLGQAAGQAIADVLFGEFNPGGRLTMSVPYDVGCLPVFYNQRTTKPKSHIPYYLDVPKPVLYSFGYGLSYTTFSQDLQSAVSTINGRTQGTFSHGDTLAFSVSITNTGAMAGSHIPQIYLLRRQGSSVITADKQLVAFARVEVQAGETKTATLKLEVDRYLPVINREYERVLEAGQYTFALMDDGSLDTPAIAEATLKVESSHRY; this is translated from the exons ATGACGGTGCGTGAGCTCGTTACTCCCTTGTCTGTGCCATCAGGCCAGTCGAAAACGGCAGCTAGGCCAATGCCAAGCCGCGTCTCACTTGACGACAAAAAGACCCATCTGGACCAACTCATCGCTCAGCTCACTGTCGAGGAACTGG CTTCTCAGCTTCTAGTGATATCTGGCAACTGGATCGTTGGGGAAAAGTCCGATTACGCCCCTTATG ACCAGATTTTGCGGCTTGCTCCGGATGCAGGAATAGGAGCTATGTGCGATTG GTATCCCACTCATCACGCGCATTTCAATTCTCTCCAGGCCCTGAACCTGGAGAAGTCGCGGGTCAAGATCCCTCTGATGGCAACTGGCGAGAGCCTCCACGCCGTCTTCTCGAACAGACAATCCGTGTTCCCTCAATCTCTCTCGTTATCAAGCAGCTTCGACACTGACCTCGTCTATCGCGTTGGGCGAGCGCTAGGTACAGAAGCTCGGTCTATTGGCATCCAAGTATGCTTCGCCCCAGTGCTTGACGTGGCAAAGGAGCCCCGTTACGGAAGATCCCAGG AAACTTATGGCGAAGACTTCGTATTGGTTTCGCACATGGGTGTGGCGTGCTCATCCGGCCTTTCCAAAAATGGAGCTTTGTCTGACTCTGAGGCCGCTCTCCCAGTCGTGAAG CTCGAAGAATGGGGGTTTGACG GATTTGTTATTTCAGATTGGTGGG GACTCCGAGAGACAGTTACAGGTCATCTTGTCGCCGATAGCCCTGCCGATGCTATTCGACAGTGGCTCAATATCGGCGGCGGAAGCTTGCTCTACGATTTTGCTCCTGATGTAATT TCTGTTGCTGAACTCGTCAAGAATGGACATGTAGAGCTTGCCACACTCCAGAAGAGAGTCCGGAAgatcctcgaggccaagtACGATTTGGGACTCTTCCATAATCCCTATCTACCTGAGGGCGTCGACCCCAATGCTATTACTCTGTCTCACATCCCTCTAGCCCTCGAGGCAGCTCGACGCTCAATTGTTCTATTGGAGAACAGAAACAGGACCCTACCGATTCGGCCATCCGAGCAGAGAATCAACAAAATTGCTTTAGTCGGCCCTTTTGTGGATTTGTTCAACTATGGAAGTTACACAGGCGTCTGGGGTGCGAATCCCACAAATAATGCTACTACCATTCGACAAGGAATTCTCGAACAACTCGCGAGGGCTGGGGATTCAAACGTCGATGTCGCCTCGGCGTGGGGAGCCAACAACTGGCAGTACAACGCACAATGCCCAATCCCAGGATATCTACTATCGGTGAACGACTCTGCAGGAGGCCTTCAGGCGACATATTACCACGACACCAAGTTCCAAGACATGGCATTCCAGGTGATTGAAATGCCGAACCGCGACTGGGGACTCTACCCACCTATCGGCCTTGCATCCAACAGCTTCGGCGTCGTGTGGGAAGGCGAGCTCGAGGTCCCGGTAAGTAGCGAAGTTGACGGATGGATTGGCCTTGGTGTCACACCAAAGACGACGGCTCGGCTCTACATCGACAGCAAGCTGGTTTCACAGTCGGACGATAGCAACCCTGGCACTATTCTGAGAGAGATCATGCCATACACTTACACGGCCGAGAAGGGCACCGGCCCGCCTCCTGGAGGGTCCGAGTTCCTCTTCACGCCTGGTTCCAAGCATAAAGTTCGAATTGAGTGCGAAGTATATCCCAATTGGCCGAGATCGAGCGCAGCAGGAGTTCATTCAAGGGTCCAACTCTTCTGGAATTTGGTTGACAGAAAGAATGCCATCGGTCAA GCGGCGAGTGCCGCATCTGATGCTGACTTGATTGTTCTTGCCGTTGGAGCTGCTTGGAACAGTGACGGCGAGAATGGCGATCGCGCAACCCTCGGCCTGTCCACGGACCAGA CGAAACTTGCACAGACCATCTTTGAACTGGGAAAACCAGTTGTCCTCGTCCTGGAGGGCGGTCGGCCATTTGCCATCCCCGAGTTTTACGCGCAGTCTGCTGCCGTCCTCAGCACC GGATTATTGGGTCAAGCGGCTGGTCAGGCTATTGCGGACGTGCTCTTTGGCGAATTCAACCCCGGCGGTCGTCTGACAATGAGTGTCCCTTATGATGTCGGCTGTCTTCCTGTGTTCTACAA CCAGCGCACGACCAAACCCAAAAGCCACATTCCCTACTATCTTGATGTACCAAAGCCAGTACTG TACTCGTTCGGATATGGATTATCATATACCACTTTCAGCCAGGACTTGCAGAGTGCTGTGTCGACTATTAATGGTAGAACGCAAGGCACTTTCTCGCATGGAGATACCCTTGCGTTCTCTGTGTCCATCACAAACACGGGCGCTATGGCTGGAAGTCATATTCCTCAG ATCTACCTCTTGAGACGCCAAGGATCATCCGTGATAACAGCCGACAAGCAGCTTGTCGCATTTGCTCGCGTTGAGGTCCAGGCGGGAGAGACTAAAACCGCGACACTAAAATTGGAGGTGGACCGTTATCTTCCTGTGATTAATCGCGAGTATGAGCGTGTGCTGGAGGCAGGGCAGTATACATTTGCCCTCATGGACGATGGATCGCTCGACACTCCAGCTATCGCAGAAGCCACCCTGAAGGTCGAGTCTTCTCACAGATATTAG